In Dolichospermum flos-aquae CCAP 1403/13F, the following proteins share a genomic window:
- a CDS encoding energy-coupling factor ABC transporter permease gives MHIPDGFISVPVAAATSLASAAALFVAFERSQTAFGIRRAPILGLTTAFIFAAQMINFPVAGGTSGHLLGGALAAIILGSPWAGMLCIATVLIIQAVLFADGGITALGANILNMGVIGVWVAWGLTQTLQRLLGGSQRRLPLAAGIAAGVSVVVAAVACAIQLALSGTAPANIVLPTMAGVHILIGIGEGLITGGVLTYLATARPDLLPGEEHKVRGWLVPVVSILLISGVLSLFASAWPDGLEKVAENMGFINLAEQVRVVVPTPLADYEIKGLGQIGTSIAGLVGSTACFAVAFGIAKVIKPKNA, from the coding sequence ATGCACATACCCGATGGATTTATTTCTGTGCCAGTTGCAGCCGCCACCAGTTTAGCCAGTGCAGCCGCCTTATTTGTAGCTTTTGAGCGATCGCAAACAGCCTTTGGCATTCGTCGCGCTCCCATTCTTGGCTTAACCACAGCCTTTATTTTCGCCGCCCAAATGATTAATTTTCCCGTAGCGGGAGGAACTAGCGGCCACTTATTAGGAGGGGCTTTAGCGGCCATTATTTTAGGTAGTCCTTGGGCGGGAATGCTATGTATTGCCACAGTTTTAATTATTCAAGCTGTGCTATTTGCTGATGGTGGTATCACCGCCTTGGGTGCAAATATTTTAAACATGGGAGTAATCGGCGTGTGGGTAGCGTGGGGATTAACCCAAACCTTACAACGACTATTGGGCGGTTCTCAACGGCGTTTACCCCTGGCAGCAGGCATAGCAGCCGGAGTGAGCGTAGTTGTCGCCGCTGTAGCTTGTGCCATTCAATTAGCCCTGTCTGGAACAGCACCAGCCAACATAGTTTTACCCACGATGGCAGGTGTACATATTTTGATTGGTATTGGAGAAGGATTAATTACCGGGGGTGTATTAACCTATTTAGCCACAGCCCGTCCAGATTTGTTACCAGGTGAAGAACACAAAGTTAGAGGCTGGTTAGTTCCCGTTGTCAGTATTTTATTAATTTCGGGTGTGTTGTCTCTATTTGCCTCTGCTTGGCCTGATGGTTTAGAAAAGGTGGCAGAAAACATGGGCTTTATCAACTTAGCTGAACAAGTCAGAGTGGTAGTACCAACACCTTTGGCTGATTATGAAATTAAAGGTTTAGGACAAATTGGGACAAGTATTGCTGGTTTAGTGGGTTCTACAGCTTGCTTTGCTGTGGCTTTTGGAATTGCCAAAGTGATAAAACCTAAGAATGCTTAA
- a CDS encoding energy-coupling factor transporter transmembrane component T family protein: MLKISLPLRLQLSLIIVIGAAFLKHHTWSNLLVYGAIALIWVCILQVPIRKLGGLLGAELIFLSLMALPLGWERASFLLVRSLICLITMNSFLLTLPPHSLGIALKSLPIPAPLKENLILAAQYLEILLLEVTRMQRSAQLRGLKGAGGWLRYASASMIGALYLRTLDRAERVYAAMVARGYNGQLPIDSPLKPKERFILLIAGVTATCLTLSSYLTVI; this comes from the coding sequence ATGCTTAAAATTTCCTTACCATTACGCTTGCAGTTATCCCTGATCATTGTGATTGGGGCAGCTTTTTTAAAACATCATACTTGGTCTAATTTACTAGTATATGGGGCGATCGCCCTTATTTGGGTTTGTATCTTACAAGTACCCATTCGCAAATTAGGCGGATTACTCGGTGCAGAATTAATTTTTCTATCATTGATGGCTTTACCATTGGGATGGGAACGAGCTAGTTTTTTGCTTGTGCGTTCCCTAATTTGTTTAATTACGATGAATAGTTTCTTATTAACCTTACCCCCCCACAGTTTGGGTATCGCCCTCAAAAGCTTACCAATACCTGCACCATTAAAGGAAAACCTGATCTTAGCCGCGCAATATTTAGAAATATTACTTTTAGAAGTAACGCGAATGCAGCGCAGCGCCCAATTACGAGGGCTAAAAGGTGCTGGAGGATGGTTACGCTATGCCAGTGCTTCGATGATTGGGGCGTTGTATCTCCGCACCTTAGACAGAGCCGAAAGAGTTTATGCTGCTATGGTAGCCCGTGGATATAACGGACAATTACCCATAGATTCCCCCCTCAAACCAAAAGAACGTTTTATCTTGTTAATAGCTGGGGTGACAGCTACTTGTTTAACCCTAAGTTCCTACCTTACTGTTATTTGA
- a CDS encoding energy-coupling factor ABC transporter ATP-binding protein yields the protein MTSLTSNPQISLSQPHTNVVEVQNLVYAYSHQQPVLQEISFSLQTGDRVALMGATGSGKSTLLENLIGLKHPQSGKIWINGIPILPNTLPQIRQQIGFTFQDANDQLFMPTILEDVTFGPLNYGVSSIAAKDKAHQLLADFGLESYAHRSAHELSGGQRRLAALAAILALDPAILILDEPTNGLDPAWRRHLAQVLLKLPVQVMLIASHDLNWLGRVTQRALVLSTGKIQIDSDIQPLLQDGKTLDKLGLPVDW from the coding sequence TTGACATCATTAACTTCTAATCCCCAAATTTCCCTTTCGCAACCGCATACAAATGTCGTTGAAGTCCAAAATCTGGTATATGCCTATTCGCACCAGCAACCCGTACTACAAGAAATTTCTTTTAGCCTACAAACAGGCGATCGCGTCGCTTTAATGGGTGCTACAGGTTCAGGTAAAAGCACCTTGCTAGAAAACCTGATTGGTTTAAAACATCCCCAAAGCGGCAAAATCTGGATTAACGGCATCCCCATATTGCCAAACACTCTCCCGCAAATACGGCAACAAATTGGTTTTACGTTCCAAGATGCTAACGACCAATTATTTATGCCCACAATCCTCGAAGATGTTACTTTCGGACCTCTTAATTATGGTGTCTCATCTATAGCCGCTAAAGATAAAGCCCATCAACTATTAGCGGACTTTGGATTAGAGTCCTACGCCCATCGTTCCGCCCATGAACTTTCTGGAGGACAAAGACGTTTAGCCGCCTTAGCCGCAATTTTAGCCCTAGATCCTGCCATTCTCATCTTAGACGAACCTACCAACGGACTTGATCCAGCATGGCGACGACATTTAGCCCAAGTATTATTAAAATTGCCCGTACAAGTGATGTTAATAGCTTCCCATGATCTCAATTGGCTAGGAAGAGTCACCCAACGGGCTTTAGTCCTCTCTACTGGTAAAATTCAAATAGACAGTGACATTCAACCACTGTTGCAAGATGGCAAAACCTTAGATAAATTAGGGTTGCCAGTAGATTGGTAA
- a CDS encoding RecQ family ATP-dependent DNA helicase: protein MNLPVTQSWQDVRAALKAIWGYDDFRPPQKEIVNCLISQKDSLIIMPTGGGKSICFQLPALLQTGLTLIVSPLVALMENQVEELRQLSQKAALLHSELTPSQRQATLQALEKQQLRLLYLSPETLLSPAVWKKLCNPQLQINGLILDEAHCLVQWGDSFRPAYRRLGAVREALLKSKPPGTKISIAAFTATADPLAQKIISTVLKLDKPEIFRINPYRENLNPIVRIAWTPKGRKQQLLKFIQKRPNQVGLIYVRTRRDSENLTEWLTENGFHTASYHAGLSPTERRNIEASWLGGKILFVVCNRAFGMGINKSDVRWVVHFHAPHLLSEYVQEIGRAGRDGKPADVLTLVSEPTGFLDAEDKQSQKFFAAQMKLQQQKAQQLAKQLPPQGEINTVIKEFPNSAVALSLLHSNGQLEWLDPFHYSMSLPSGKPAKTQLQAAKQMSEYLTTKKCRWQFLLNAFGFETTTNWRCGHCDNCGN, encoded by the coding sequence ATGAATCTCCCAGTAACACAATCTTGGCAAGATGTTCGCGCAGCATTAAAAGCGATTTGGGGATATGACGATTTTCGTCCTCCTCAAAAAGAAATTGTTAACTGTTTAATATCACAAAAAGATTCACTAATTATTATGCCCACAGGTGGGGGGAAGTCAATTTGTTTTCAACTTCCTGCCCTACTACAAACAGGATTAACTTTAATAGTTTCTCCTTTGGTAGCTTTAATGGAAAACCAAGTTGAGGAATTACGTCAACTGTCACAAAAAGCAGCACTTTTACACAGTGAATTAACTCCATCTCAACGCCAGGCAACCTTGCAAGCTTTAGAAAAACAGCAATTAAGATTATTATATTTATCACCAGAAACCTTACTCAGTCCAGCAGTGTGGAAAAAGTTATGTAATCCCCAACTGCAAATTAATGGTTTAATTCTGGATGAAGCCCATTGTTTAGTGCAGTGGGGTGATAGTTTTCGTCCAGCTTATCGGCGTTTAGGGGCTGTGCGTGAAGCGTTACTAAAATCAAAACCACCGGGAACAAAAATTAGTATAGCAGCTTTTACAGCCACGGCTGATCCTTTAGCCCAAAAGATTATTTCTACAGTTTTAAAATTAGACAAACCTGAGATTTTTCGGATTAATCCCTATCGGGAAAATTTAAATCCTATTGTCCGAATTGCTTGGACTCCTAAAGGGAGAAAGCAACAATTATTAAAGTTTATTCAAAAACGACCAAATCAAGTTGGTTTAATTTATGTACGGACTCGAAGAGATAGTGAAAATTTAACCGAATGGTTAACAGAAAATGGCTTTCATACTGCTAGTTATCATGCAGGATTAAGTCCAACAGAACGCCGGAATATTGAAGCTAGTTGGTTAGGTGGAAAAATCCTTTTTGTGGTGTGTAATCGTGCTTTTGGCATGGGGATAAACAAGTCAGATGTCCGCTGGGTAGTTCATTTTCATGCGCCACATTTATTATCTGAATATGTGCAAGAAATAGGCAGGGCTGGAAGAGATGGAAAACCCGCTGATGTTTTAACTTTAGTAAGTGAACCGACGGGATTTTTAGATGCTGAGGATAAGCAAAGCCAGAAATTTTTTGCAGCACAAATGAAATTGCAACAACAAAAAGCCCAACAATTAGCGAAACAATTACCACCCCAAGGAGAAATAAATACTGTAATTAAGGAATTTCCCAATAGTGCTGTGGCACTTTCTCTTCTCCATAGTAATGGACAATTAGAATGGCTTGATCCTTTTCATTATTCTATGTCTTTGCCGTCAGGAAAACCAGCAAAAACACAATTACAAGCTGCTAAACAAATGAGTGAATATCTTACTACTAAAAAATGTCGTTGGCAGTTTTTATTAAATGCTTTTGGGTTTGAAACAACGACTAATTGGCGTTGTGGACATTGTGATAATTGTGGAAATTAA